The segment TTCGTCGTTGACATTTCCGATACATTTCGTAGGCACTCGCGGACTTCAGCAGGGCGATCCATTGTATTTGATCAAGAGGAGTTCCTATTGATTGAACTGACGGTAATAAGTAAAAGTATTTAACATCAAGAATGCGGGCAGTTTTGTCGGCTCTTTCTTGTAATCTCCCCATTTGGCCGAAGTGCCAGCCTTCATTATGGGTCATTGTTGCATCCATAACTCCGGCGAAGCGATGACTAGAAAGTTTGACTTGGGTAAAGAAATGGGGCAAGGTTGCTGGTGGATGATACTTACTTACTTCTGTTACCATTCTATAAAAACCATTCACTTCTTCCCACATTTCTGAAGAAATAATTTCACGGACAGAGCGAGCATTTTCTCTGGCTCTTTGTAGACAAGATAGAATGGAGTTAGGATAATGGGGATCAAAGGTTAGAAATTGAATAACTTTATCTTTAGTGACTTCTCCATAACGGTTGGAAAACAGATCTAAATCTCCGGTTGTTAACACTAAAGGCTCCCATTGTTGGGGAACTCCTGAAGGCAAATCAAGCATTAAATTTAGGTTGACTTCCACAAACCGGGCAACATTATCTGCCCTTTCAATGTAACGATTTAACCAGTAAATTGAATCAGCAACACGACTTAACATTTTAGTGAACAATGGATGATGGATAATAGATAATTCAGGATTGTTTAATCCATTGAATATGTTGAGAAAGTAATTGAGCTAAATCATATTTATCTTGAATTGTTTCCCTTGCTTTAATTCGTAACGCTGCCATTTTATCAGGATGATCTAACACTTCTTCTACTCGATCAGCAATCCTTTTAGGGTTAAAGAAATCCACCAATAAACCATTCACTCCATGTTCGATGACTTCCCTAACAGGAGGTGTATCTGACCCCATAACTAAACACCCTGTGGCCATGGCTTCTAACATCGACCAAGATAAAATAAAAGGACGGGTTAAATAAATATGAACGATGGAGGATTGGAGAACTTTTAAATAGTCATTATAGGGCAAAAGTCCTGTAAAATGAAGCCGAGATAAATCTAACGGTTTAACGTAATGATGAGTTTCTGGATGGGCAACACGAGAGGGGCTATAAATCGCTTTAATAACTCCTGTAATCTCCCCTTCTTTGCGCTTAGTTCCAAAAACAACCTTGTTTCTCGGATCTTTGGCTAATGTTGCGGCCAAGTGACGAAATTGAGCCGGAAAATTAGGATGCAAAAAAAGGATCTGCATAGCATTGAGAGTTACAGGCTGTTGAACTCACGGAGAGGGTGGGATTCGAACCCACGTTGGTTTAACCCAAACCCGATTTCAAGTCGGGCGCATTCGACCACTCTGCCACCTCTCCTAACAAGGGCATCATTTTATTTTAGCAAAGAGTGACAAGAGTGGGAAGATGGAGGAGGTGGGGAAGAAGATCTCGACTGTATTAACTATTAACTATTTACACTAATTGGTGAATAATCATTTGATGATGATAGAGACAGTCTTCAGAAACAATCTCTCCGTAAGCATTGACCCAAATTAAAGATATTTTGTTTACTTGTCCCTGTTGTAAAGATACTATCGAAAAATTACGCCATTTTTCCCCATCTATCTCTTT is part of the Rippkaea orientalis PCC 8801 genome and harbors:
- a CDS encoding alpha-E domain-containing protein; this translates as MLSRVADSIYWLNRYIERADNVARFVEVNLNLMLDLPSGVPQQWEPLVLTTGDLDLFSNRYGEVTKDKVIQFLTFDPHYPNSILSCLQRARENARSVREIISSEMWEEVNGFYRMVTEVSKYHPPATLPHFFTQVKLSSHRFAGVMDATMTHNEGWHFGQMGRLQERADKTARILDVKYFYLLPSVQSIGTPLDQIQWIALLKSASAYEMYRKCQRRITPSNVAEFLILNQQFPRSIHFCLHQVQRSLHQITGTPLGTWSNQAERSLGRLCGELGYTTIDDIIEIGLHEFLDRIQSRINQVGNKMAETFFVTNVMLQEASS
- a CDS encoding glycosyltransferase, translated to MQILFLHPNFPAQFRHLAATLAKDPRNKVVFGTKRKEGEITGVIKAIYSPSRVAHPETHHYVKPLDLSRLHFTGLLPYNDYLKVLQSSIVHIYLTRPFILSWSMLEAMATGCLVMGSDTPPVREVIEHGVNGLLVDFFNPKRIADRVEEVLDHPDKMAALRIKARETIQDKYDLAQLLSQHIQWIKQS